GGAAGCGCTGGACCGCGCGGGCGATCTCGGGGTCGACCTCGTTCGGCGGCGGTACCTTCCGCATCGGGTCCTGGTGGTCGGGGCCGCTGTCGGTCGTGACGTGGAAGCTGGCCTGCATGGAGAAAATCACCTCGCCCTCCTGCACCGCCTCGACGGTGCGGGTGGCAAAGCTTCGCCCGTCGCGCGGGCGCGAGACCCGGTAGATCGTCTCCGAGTTGGCGGCGCCGGCGCGAAGGAAGTAACCGTGCAGGGAATGGACCCGCATGGCCTCGCCGACGGTGCGGGTCGCCGCCACGAGGGCCTGGCCCGCGACGTGGCCGCCGAAGGTGCGGACGAAGACGGTCGAGTGCATGGCCCGGCCGCGGTAGATGTTCTTGTCGATGCGCTCGAGGTCGAGTACTGCTTGGATCGCCGGTGTGCTCATGGGTTCTAACACTAGCGCCCCGCGGCGAACAGGCGAGCGGGAACGTGCCGTGGTTACGTGCCGTGGTTACGTGCTCTGGTTACTAGGCCGGGATCTCCCGCAGGTCGCAGTAGTGGGGCAGCGGCGCCGTCCCGCCGAGCCGCAGGGCACGCACAAGCGGGCGCAGCCGCAGCGCGCGCGTGTCGGCGACGGCGTCGTTGTAGAAGCGCATTGCGAGCAGCACCCGCGTATCCGCGTCGGGATCGGGGTGGTCCACGAGCTCGCGGAAGCGGTCCTCGGCGTCGAGGCGCGCGGCGAAGTTGCGGGGCCGCAACGGTATCGCCTCCACCGCCCGCGCCTGGTGCGCCAGCCCCGGCTGGTGCACGGTAGTCACGGCCAGGCGCCGGTCCAGGGCAGCCTGCAGCGCGTCGCGCGAGCGATCCACCCGGATATGGAGCCGGTCCAGGCGCTGCGCGGTCACCGTCGCCCACACCACGGCCGCCGTCACGGCGACGGCAAGCAGCACCCACAACGCGAGGACCACGGTCTCGGTCACTGCGCGATCACCTTCTCGTCGTGGGAGACCGTCTCGTAGACGGCGAGGATCCGGGTGGCCACGCTTTCCCAGTCGTAGAGCGCCGCGCGGGCAATACCGGCGTCGATGAGCCGGTTACGGCGGGCGGGGTCGTCGATAAGCAGGCGAAGCTTCCCCGCCAGTGCCGCAGGGTCCCCCACGGGAAAGAGCACGCCGGCGGGCTCCGCGGATTCCGTGTCGCACACCGCGGCGAAAGCCTCGAGGTCGCTGGCCACGACAGCGCAACCGGCCGCCATCGCCTCCACGAGCACGATGCCGAAAGACTCCCCACCCGTGTTGGGAGCGACGTAAATGTCCGCGCGCCCGAGGATGCGGGCCTTTTCCTCGTCGTCGACCCGGCCGACGAACTCCACCCCGGGCACCGAGCGTGCGCTGCCCCCTCCGATGACCGTGACGCGCACCCCGCGGCCCAGCTGGCCGAGCGCCGCAAGGAAGACGTCGAGCCCCTTGCGCGGCTCGTCGAGGCGGCCGAGGAAGACAACCTCCACGTCCTCTCCCTGGTTGCGCGGCCCCCGCGCCCGGGCGAAGCGCTTCGTGTCCACCCCGTTCGGGATGAGTACCGGGTCCGTGCCCACCTGCTCGACCTGCCAGCGCCGCGCCATCTCGCTGACCGCGATGCCGCCGCGGATCTTTTCCAGGCCGATACGCAGGGTCGGAAGAGCCGCGCGCAGGGCGAGCGAGGAGGAGGCCGAGGCGTGGTACGTGGCCACGATCGGGCCTCGAGCGACCATCAGCGCCGCCAAGGAGTAGCTCGGCGCGTTCGGCTCGTGGATGTGCAGGACGTCGAAGTTGCCCTCACCGATGAAGCGGCGGGCGCGGCGGCGCACGAGCGGGCCCACAGACAACCTGGCAACGGAGCCGTTGTAGCGCACGGGCAGCGCCCGGCCTCCGCGAGTCACCCACTCGGGCAGCTCGGCCTTCTTCGAGGCTGGCCCGAGGACGCCGACGTGGTGGCCACGCGCGCGCAGGACCACCGCTAAATCAAGGATGTGGGCTTGAACACCTCCCGGTTCGTCGAAGGAGTAGGGGCAGACAAGTCCGATGCGCACTGGCGCTCACCTCCGCCACGGAACCGGGCGGCGGAAGGGCCGGTACCTGCGGTCGGAGGGCCACATCGGCTGCAGCATGTGCCAATCCGCCGGGTGCGCGGCGATGTTGGCCGCAAACAAATCGGCGAGGCGCTGCGTTGTCTCCTCCACCGTGGTCACCTCCACCTCGGGGTCCGCCTTCAGCCCCCACTCCGGGTGTTCGTCGGTGCCTTTGAACCACGAGTGCACAGCGAACAGCGCGGCCCCCGTATCCACCGCAAGCTTCGCGGGCCCGGCGGGCATTGTCGTGTGCTCGCCGAAAAAGGTCACGGGCACACCGCGGGGAGTGAGGTCGCGCTCGCCCATCAGACAGACGATCCCGTTGTTTCTCAGCACCTCGGCCAGACGCCCGTAGGGGTGCGCGCCGCCGGTCAGCGGGAGTACCTCGAAGCCGAGGGATTCGCGGTACTCGACGAACGCCTTGTAGAGCACCTCGGGGCGCAGCCTCTCC
This is a stretch of genomic DNA from Corynebacterium auris. It encodes these proteins:
- a CDS encoding glycosyltransferase family 4 protein; this translates as MRIGLVCPYSFDEPGGVQAHILDLAVVLRARGHHVGVLGPASKKAELPEWVTRGGRALPVRYNGSVARLSVGPLVRRRARRFIGEGNFDVLHIHEPNAPSYSLAALMVARGPIVATYHASASSSLALRAALPTLRIGLEKIRGGIAVSEMARRWQVEQVGTDPVLIPNGVDTKRFARARGPRNQGEDVEVVFLGRLDEPRKGLDVFLAALGQLGRGVRVTVIGGGSARSVPGVEFVGRVDDEEKARILGRADIYVAPNTGGESFGIVLVEAMAAGCAVVASDLEAFAAVCDTESAEPAGVLFPVGDPAALAGKLRLLIDDPARRNRLIDAGIARAALYDWESVATRILAVYETVSHDEKVIAQ
- a CDS encoding phosphatidylinositol mannoside acyltransferase encodes the protein MDVTERAAALGYLAGWKVVGALPESVTAGLFNAGADRASDDGRGMDMLRRNLSRVVGPENVTRELVRDSVRSYARYWREAFRLPRLAGDPEVLETISRGVSGRPYVDAALERGRGVILALPHSGNWDMAGMWLVQHYGTFATVAERLRPEVLYKAFVEYRESLGFEVLPLTGGAHPYGRLAEVLRNNGIVCLMGERDLTPRGVPVTFFGEHTTMPAGPAKLAVDTGAALFAVHSWFKGTDEHPEWGLKADPEVEVTTVEETTQRLADLFAANIAAHPADWHMLQPMWPSDRRYRPFRRPVPWRR